From the Salinimicrobium tongyeongense genome, one window contains:
- a CDS encoding ExbD/TolR family protein codes for MAKFNKKKSSELPAINTSALPDIVFMLLFFFMVATTMRETTLKVQNTLPYADQVEKLDKKDLVMYIYAGKPSERFQQNFGTEARIQLNDNFAEVTDIQQFIYAERETKREELVPFLTTALKVDHETNMGLVSDIKMELRKAEALKINYTTRTGDASQNLN; via the coding sequence ATGGCAAAATTCAATAAGAAAAAAAGTAGTGAACTACCCGCGATCAATACTTCGGCCCTGCCAGATATCGTATTTATGCTGCTTTTCTTCTTCATGGTTGCTACAACAATGAGGGAGACCACCCTGAAGGTGCAAAACACTTTGCCTTATGCCGACCAGGTGGAAAAACTTGACAAAAAAGATCTTGTAATGTACATCTATGCTGGTAAACCCAGTGAGAGGTTTCAACAAAACTTTGGTACAGAAGCAAGGATACAATTAAATGACAATTTCGCAGAGGTTACTGATATCCAGCAGTTCATTTATGCTGAAAGAGAAACAAAAAGGGAAGAACTTGTTCCTTTCCTTACCACAGCTCTTAAAGTAGACCACGAAACCAACATGGGGCTGGTATCTGATATTAAGATGGAACTTAGAAAAGCTGAAGCTCTTAAGATCAACTACACCACCCGTACAGGTGACGCGTCACAGAATTTAAATTAA
- a CDS encoding ExbD/TolR family protein — MARRSTPEVNAGSLADIAFLLLIFFLVTTTIETDSGISRKLPPMQDENVEPPIIKEKNIFKVIVNRNNDLLVEDELMELKDLRDAAIAFLDNGGGVGPEACDYCQGAGDPTSSDNPIKAVIMLVNDRQTEYGTYIAVQNELVGAYNELRDRTAQRLYGRSFAQMEADYNSVTFTGNKDRLKEQIEEVKDMWPQKLSEADPKN; from the coding sequence ATGGCCAGACGATCTACACCTGAAGTAAATGCCGGTTCATTGGCCGACATCGCGTTCTTGCTTTTGATTTTCTTCCTGGTGACCACAACTATTGAGACCGATAGCGGTATCAGCAGAAAGTTACCTCCAATGCAGGATGAAAACGTTGAACCACCAATTATCAAAGAAAAGAATATTTTCAAGGTAATTGTAAACCGTAATAACGATCTGTTAGTAGAAGATGAGCTCATGGAGCTTAAAGATCTTAGAGACGCTGCCATTGCCTTTTTGGACAACGGTGGCGGAGTAGGCCCCGAGGCATGTGATTATTGCCAGGGTGCCGGAGATCCAACTTCTTCAGATAACCCGATCAAAGCGGTAATTATGCTGGTAAATGACAGGCAAACAGAGTATGGAACTTATATTGCAGTTCAAAACGAACTTGTAGGTGCATATAATGAGTTGCGTGATCGTACCGCCCAAAGGTTGTACGGCAGGTCCTTTGCTCAAATGGAAGCAGATTACAACAGCGTGACTTTTACAGGAAATAAGGACAGGTTAAAAGAGCAAATTGAGGAAGTGAAAGATATGTGGCCTCAAAAACTCTCTGAAGCCGATCCTAAAAATTAA
- a CDS encoding porin family protein, protein MHHIQKWHFLLLLFLPFFLKAQEKNDIPAVVDSLYREDQVYVSFTYNIVSGGPSEIKSSQFSGGFHTGFIRDFPLNSRRNVALGVGLGWSLDTYGQNLFIGEATEGEGTRFTVLNRDRVDFDANRFTTQSIDLPIQFRWRTSTPESYKFWRIYTGIRPAYVYHFQSKFVQDGNSFRETNIPEFEKLRLGATFTFGYNTFNFSFYYSLNSFFKDAAVNNEDLDLRTFQVGLTFYLL, encoded by the coding sequence ATGCACCACATCCAAAAATGGCATTTTCTCCTTTTGTTATTCTTGCCTTTTTTTCTGAAAGCGCAGGAGAAGAATGATATCCCGGCTGTTGTAGATAGCTTGTATCGCGAAGATCAGGTTTATGTGAGCTTTACCTATAACATTGTTAGCGGTGGTCCTTCTGAAATAAAGAGCTCACAATTTTCCGGGGGCTTTCACACCGGTTTTATAAGGGACTTTCCTCTCAATTCACGCCGGAATGTGGCCCTGGGGGTTGGCCTGGGCTGGTCTCTTGATACCTATGGCCAAAACCTGTTCATAGGGGAAGCCACAGAGGGGGAAGGAACGCGTTTTACAGTACTCAACAGAGACAGGGTGGACTTCGATGCAAATCGCTTTACCACGCAGTCTATAGATCTCCCTATCCAGTTTAGATGGCGCACTTCAACTCCCGAAAGTTATAAATTCTGGCGCATCTATACCGGGATCCGTCCCGCCTATGTTTACCATTTTCAGTCTAAGTTTGTGCAGGATGGCAACAGCTTTAGGGAGACGAACATTCCTGAATTTGAAAAACTACGGTTAGGCGCAACCTTTACTTTTGGTTATAACACCTTTAATTTTTCTTTTTATTACAGCCTCAACTCTTTCTTTAAAGATGCCGCGGTGAATAATGAAGATCTCGATCTTCGCACTTTCCAGGTGGGGCTTACTTTCTACTTGTTATAA
- the rpoN gene encoding RNA polymerase factor sigma-54 has protein sequence MLKQQLNFKLSQKLSPQQIQLMKLIQLPTQAFEQRLKQEMEENPALEGGKEESDEYEEDFKTDDYQEDDPGNESIDTDIDVDEYLSDDEIPSYRLQANNYSADDEDRQVPYASGTSFTQYLKTQLSTLRLNESEEEIAEFLVGSVDESGYIRRSVQDIVDDLAFTQNIYTDEETVEKVLKYVHELDPAGVGARSLQECLLIQLNRKEQTRPVSLAKDIIEKSFDQFSKKHYQKLLSKHDISEEELRNAIDVIEHLNPKPGGAYAGNTRAVEHVIPDFTIKISEGELELSLNGRNAPEMHVSKDYSEMLKGYKESREKSKAQKDAVMFIKQKLDAAKWFIEAIKQRQTTLFVTMSAIMNYQKEYFLTGDERNLRPMILKDIADEIDMDVSTVSRVANSKYVDTPYGTKLIKEFFSESMKNDQGEDVSTREIKKILEMTIEDENKRKPLTDEKLAKILKEKGYPIARRTVAKYREQLDIPVARLRKEI, from the coding sequence ATGCTAAAACAGCAGTTAAATTTCAAATTATCTCAAAAGCTTTCCCCTCAGCAAATTCAGTTGATGAAGCTTATCCAGCTGCCTACACAGGCTTTTGAGCAACGGCTTAAGCAAGAAATGGAGGAAAATCCTGCCCTTGAAGGCGGCAAGGAGGAGAGCGACGAGTACGAAGAAGATTTCAAGACAGACGATTACCAGGAAGACGATCCCGGAAATGAAAGCATAGACACCGATATTGATGTAGATGAATATTTAAGCGACGACGAGATTCCCAGCTATCGTTTACAGGCCAACAATTACAGCGCCGATGACGAAGACAGGCAGGTACCTTATGCCTCGGGCACTTCTTTTACCCAGTATTTAAAGACGCAGTTGAGCACTTTAAGGCTCAATGAATCTGAAGAAGAGATTGCCGAATTTTTGGTGGGAAGCGTGGATGAAAGCGGATATATACGAAGGTCGGTTCAGGATATAGTAGACGACCTGGCTTTTACGCAAAACATTTATACCGATGAAGAAACTGTTGAAAAAGTATTAAAATACGTTCATGAACTGGATCCTGCCGGGGTGGGGGCAAGAAGCCTTCAGGAGTGTTTGCTCATTCAGTTAAACCGGAAGGAACAAACCCGGCCGGTAAGCCTCGCAAAAGACATTATAGAAAAGTCTTTTGACCAGTTCAGTAAAAAACATTACCAGAAACTACTTTCAAAGCACGATATTTCTGAAGAAGAACTTCGCAACGCCATAGATGTCATTGAACATCTCAACCCTAAACCCGGTGGTGCCTATGCAGGCAATACCAGGGCTGTGGAGCACGTGATCCCCGATTTTACGATCAAGATCTCTGAAGGTGAACTGGAATTGAGCCTTAACGGCCGAAATGCACCCGAAATGCACGTCTCAAAAGACTACAGTGAAATGCTGAAAGGCTATAAGGAGTCGAGAGAAAAGAGCAAGGCGCAGAAGGATGCGGTGATGTTCATCAAACAAAAGCTCGATGCTGCAAAATGGTTCATAGAAGCTATTAAGCAGCGGCAAACAACGCTGTTTGTTACAATGAGCGCTATCATGAACTATCAGAAAGAGTATTTTCTCACCGGTGATGAAAGGAACCTCAGGCCAATGATCTTAAAAGATATTGCCGACGAGATCGACATGGATGTGTCAACCGTTTCCCGTGTGGCCAACAGCAAGTATGTTGACACTCCCTATGGGACTAAACTCATTAAAGAGTTCTTTTCTGAATCTATGAAAAATGACCAGGGGGAAGACGTGTCTACCCGTGAGATCAAGAAGATCCTGGAGATGACCATTGAGGATGAAAACAAGAGAAAACCATTAACCGACGAGAAACTGGCGAAGATCCTGAAGGAGAAAGGATATCCTATTGCACGACGTACAGTAGCCAAATACCGGGAGCAGCTGGATATTCCCGTTGCCCGTCTTCGAAAAGAAATTTAA